Within Paralichthys olivaceus isolate ysfri-2021 chromosome 14, ASM2471397v2, whole genome shotgun sequence, the genomic segment gctaaaCTATTGTCAGGACTAAGTATCATCAGACTGAGCCGTCCAGatttttgaaagtccagactcaATATGCAGGCCTCCACAAATCCAGGGCTGCAGATCTGAGAGGGATAACTGCCACTGCCCAGATATACTTCTATATCCTTCTATTCTAACAAATAAATGCATTCCTGTTACTGCCTCTTATAAAACAGCATTTGGCTATAAGTCATATCCGACTaccaaatgacaaaaacaacccTCAACAACATCTGGCTTTTAACTAACTGTTCCTCACTTTCCTGTGACTCAAGCATAAAGCTCACTCAACATGCGTCAGTTGATAAGAAGGTGGCAGAGACGTCAAAGGTCTACTGCAGCTACAAAGAGCCAGAGAGGCTGCAGGGAAGAGCCACACATCTAAACGCTCAGTCCCTGGTGGAAACGTCCAGTTGCAGTATAGTGGACGTATTTGAGACAGCAGCAACAATGCATACTCCTCCGCCAGTGCGCTTGTTCCTGGCTGTTTTACTCTTCTACGGACACAGGGGTGCGTCGGCGTTCTTGTGTCCGAGGATCTGCCGCTGCCATTCCAACACGATCAGATGCAACAACGTGACCGAAGCCTCCGCTGTGATGAcgggacacagacacaaaaggcTGTAAGTTCCCAAAACTGTCATGGTTTTACCAACAGTACAGGCTGAGAGGGAGTGCGTGCATGTTTATTGAAGGGTGATCAATGACTGATAACTGACCAGCCTAATGCTTGATACTATAATTATAACAACTagaatacatgtatttatttattttaattttttttatgtcaccAAGTCTATCCCGTGCGTAATTACGCACGGAGCAAAGATCCACTTGAAACGCACTCTCTTGGTTTCACGTAGTAATGAGTTAAAGTTAAacactgaatttaaatttaaatgaaacaatatgcaacattaaaaattcatcataTTTATGTCATCTTGGATCCAATATATTGTAAGACTGTTAGTTAGAAAGTTATTTGAACAGTGAACAGTCAACAGGTTGATTAGTTGGTCAGCCTCCTctgattttcaaatgaaaagattTGTTACTGTTTTGATAGATAATTTGATTGTAGATTGGCTGCCAAACCTCTGCCATTTTGACAATAATACAATTCTATGCATTTGTAGCCTCGGTAGGAAGAGTAATTTACTGGCGGTATCCTGACatgaatcaaaataaatcttatCAGACATACCTTGGCATTAACATGCATGTAGTTTAAACATAGTGCAAAAACCTTTAACATGCAGCCTTTCTTTTAGCAACTCAAACAAATTTCCACTGGTGTTTGGACATTATTCAATTCCCTGTTTTAATTCACAATAAAAGATTGCGGACAGACCTGTGGTGCAGACTGAAAGACAGCAACATCTGACTAATGTTTGTATTTCCTTTATATCTTGTATAAGCTCCACACTTGAATGAGGGCCCTGCATGTGAAGAAAATGTCAAGTTATTCTTGTACAGTTTAACACGGCAGTGTATCCTCTCCGTCTGTAAAGAGTCTCTGGGAAATTAGAGCTCTGCACTTACAGAGTTCACCAGACTGTCACTTTCACCTTGAAGGTGGAGAAACTTTACCTCTCCTCTGGTAAATCACAGAACCCTGAGTCTCTCCTGATAAGTGTTTTAGGCTAACATGAGACTAATAAACCTCCAACGCCCACTCACTCCAGGAACAAGTATAACCACTATTCTTTACTGACTTAAAATGTCTCACATTATCTTGGATATACTTGGAAGTTGCACTAAATTCACATTTGCTTATCCTCTTACCAGGTTTCTCTTTCACTGCTCTTTGCGCACGATTTCCAGCCATTCCTTTGAGGGTTTGAGAGGAGTCCAGAGGATGTAAGTatctttcttgtgtttttccCCCTTCTCTTTATTGTCCATTGAGATAGTCTCATAACCCTGGATTATCAGGTTTAAAACAATTCTTACATTTtgaacaaatatgaaaaatgagGATCGGGAAAATAGCTGTTATGGTCACTGTTGATGCTTGTATTGAAACGTACTTGGAAGATTGAAGACACAGTGTTTCTCTAATATTGTTCCCTTTTGGCCAAGTCTCTCATGTAGAAGAGATTTTAATGTCAATGGTACTTGGTTAAATAAAGGATATGTATAATAAACATATACCATCACAAAGATTCAAAGAATAGGTTCCAGTGCACGTCCCCATCACGTCATGCTGTTTGAAGACCCTGCACACTGACAAGCCAAATGTCTGACTTtactgtttaaatgttgtttctgcTGTGTACTCAGTGAGATTGCTCAGAGCGTAACCCTGGAAACCATCGAGACATTGGCGTTTAACAACCTTCCTAACGTCTCAGAAATGTAAGTCTCTCCTGTGATTATGGGAAATAACAAAAATGATGATTATTGTTGACTGATGATTTAATTTTGCCTTGCAGCCTAATCCAGAACACAAAGAATCTGATGCACATTGGCAGACGGACCTTTAACAATCTTCCCAAGTTACATTACCTGTGAGAGACAAGCTGAATTTATATaaaatttaagatttaaaagaaTTGTTTCTCATTGTATTAAGCACAGCTGAAGCAAgtcatttccatttgttttttttaatcgaAGGGAAACCAATATGATTTCTGTTTCCCTTTAATAGGAGCATATCAAACACTGGGATCACACTTTTCCCTGACATCACTTCTATCCATTCTCTTGAATCAGAGTTCATCTTGTAAGTAAATCTGTTGCGGAAGTCACGACAAATGGAAAATCAAAATGCATGTCAACATGAACACATCACATTGCTGTTTGCTACTGCAGGGATATCTGTGACAACCTGCATGTACTGGAAATACCTCCAAACGCTTTCATTGGAATGATTAAGGAATATGTTACAATGTGAGTGATTCAAGAGAACGCTTTAAGCgataaatgtttgtcaatgAGGTGattattcacatttattcatAACCTTGTGACTGATTCCAGGAACCTGTATAACAATGGCATCAGAGAAATACACGACCACGCCTTCAATGGGACAAAGATAAATAAACTGTAATTTCCTACATTAAATTGAGTTTTTTTGAATGAATGATTTCAGCCGTGTCTCCTCTTGCATCAGTAAACTTTCTTTCCTTCCCCTTTATTCTTTAGAATGTTAAAGAACAACCGAAACCTCAGAGTGATCCACAGAGATGCTTTCAAAGGAGCCACAGGCCCTGGAGTCTTGTAAGTGATATTCGTAAAACCTCTCAGGAGCCacttaatgtgacatttatttgcCTCGATTTATTTGAGAAGGGAAAAGAGAAGATGTTTGTCAAATTAACCGTACAAACCATAGACATGCTGCAAGCCAAACGGGTGGATATGGTCATTTTGACTGTGCAATACAACCCTCACATACTGGCGCTTACATCCCTCTCTCCATGTGACTGCTCCATCATAATATTCTTGATGTACTCTGTTATGTCACAGGGACGTTTCAGCGACAGCTCTCACAAAGTTACCACCACAGGGGCTGGAGTCGGTCCTGGTGCTGTTGGCTCAGTCAGCGTACGCCTTGAAAAGTCTGCATCCTCTCCGGGGACTATGGAGCCTGCGAGAGGCCCACCTCACCTACAACAGTCACTGCTGCGCTCTGCTGAGCTGGGCTGCACAAAGGTGAATCACACTGATCATTGCACGGATCATCAAGGACTGATTTGTTCATGCATTATCTCAGCCTCACTGCGATTCACTACTTCagtaactagaatggcactcagaagaGCGCATATCTAGGCCTAACGTCCATCATTTATAACGCTTGTCCTTaagggtggtgggggggacACACACTCCCACGGAGACgcaaggagaacatgcaaactccacaaagaAAACCGGGAACATTGCTACTGCACCAGTTCCAATCACCTCAGTCGAACTgcaccaaacttcacacactcatagatatcacttTCCTATGTGCCAGATCTTTTTGCTGATCCATGAATTCTTCCTTGTTACcaaacagtgaaaatattaaaaaatagtttctcgtaatgttaaagagagtgaaacCACAAACCCTTTTGATTCGCCCCCAAATTTTGTGGGTTTGTTCCTGACCCATaccccatccttccaccaagtgttgtggaaatctgttctgttttttgtctctAATTTTACTTCAGGTAAGAGGCAGGATTTTATTCAGAGAATGTTCTATCCTGCTTATTGAAGAAATCTACAATACGATAACTACTACAGTATCCCACACGTGTGTTCCCATGTCTGCATTATTTCTTTCCTTTGCTCCAGGGACTTTCCAGTTAATCCTTCCTGGACTAATGACTCTAAATACTGTGATGAGAGCGATCCATCAGCGAGGTAAAGAATCTTGTGCCTCATGCCTTTGTTCTAACTTGATCCTGAATTCTTCAGTCTAAGATTAACTAATCAGTTTAATTTCCTCTCTTTGTCATCTCTCTTGAAAACAGGCTTCAGCGCGTGATCGGAGGTTCAGCCGATTCGACTCAAGCTTTCGATGAGCCCTTATTCTCAGATGTTGACCTGTTTCTCGATGATCCAGTTTCTGGGGATGTGAATTTCCTCTATCCAGAGCTGGACTTCTGTCAGACTCGACCAACTCTGGTTTGCACCCCTGAGGCAGACGCTTTCAATCCCTGCGAGGACATTGCCGGTTTCAGTTTTCTCAGAGTGGCTATTTGGTTTATCAACATACTGGCGATCACAGGGAACCTGACAGTGCTCGTGGTCTCGTTTACCAGTCGCAGCAAGATGATGGTCCCCCGCTTCCTCATGTGCCACCTGGCTTTTGCTGACCTCTGCATTGGGATCTACCTTCTGATGATAGCGACTGTAGACATCCGCACGTGTGGTTCCTACAGTCAACATGCGATTGAATGGCAGACGGGGCTGGGCTGCAGCGCCGCAGGCTTCTTGTCTGTGTTTGGCGGGGAGCTGTCAGTCTACACACTTTCCACCATTACACTGGAGCGCTGGCACACCATCACCAACGCTCTGCAGGTAGAGCGTCGCCTGGTGCTCACACAGGCAGCGAGCATAATGGCGGTCGGTTGGCTCATCTGTCTGGGGCTGGGAATGCTGCCCCTGATCGGTGTGAGCAGTTACACCAAAGTAAGCATGTGCTTACCCATGGATATAGAGACTCCTCTGGCTCAAGCCTTCATCATAATTATCCTACTCTTCAACGTGGGAGCCTTCGTTGTTGTGTGCGTCTGTTACGTGCTCCTCTACCTGGCCGTGAAGAACCCTGAATTTCCCGGAAGAAGCGCTGACACCAAGATCGCAAAGCGCATGGCCGTGCTCATCTTCACAGATTTTCTTTGCATGGCACCCATCTCTTTCTTTGCCATCTCTGCTGCCTTCAAAGTCCCCCTCATCACCGTGACTAACTCCAAGATCCTACTGGTCCTCTTCTTCCCCATCAATTCCTGTGCCAACCCTTTCCTCTACGCCATCTTCACCAAGGCTTTCAGAAAGGACGTGTATCGGCTCATGAGTGCCCTGGGCTGCTGCAAGAGCAAGGCCAGCGTTTATTGTATGAAGGCCTACTACTCGGAAAATTCAATCAAGATGGGACCCGAAAATAAAAGATCTCACACGGGAGGCGCCTGCTGATGTGCTGCGGTAGGGTTATGACCATACAGAAGAGGGCCAGCTCACCTATAACCAACAAGGCAACAAGAAACATACAACTGATTTTGACTGATAATGGGAtaagatgtgtttttcttttgataataaaatgtaatataagcATGAAAATTCTGGTATCTATGCTGTGGGAGTGGTTGCACAGGTCCATCTGATAACATGTATGAAGGCTCGGTTCATTTAAGTATCCCAGTGAGCCCTGAAATTGGTAAACGTGGGATGCAGCTATGATCAGTGGCTTTAATCCCAGGCTTTACTGCTTATCACGTGTCTAAATTTGTGCAGTGAACAAAAGCAAGGTGGAcatcaataaacacacaaaggcTCCAGAAAAGCAACTACACGTACCTTGTGGTGGGAAAGAGAATTTGCCTAAATGATCATCCCAATCATGTCTAAGTGGGTGATGCAGTGGAAACCATGACTTCCATGACCATCATTTACAAAACAATACAGTACAAAACAAAACCGTAcaatacaactttatttatccTGAAGGCAATTAGTTTAGAGAGTAAGTAGTAAGTAGTAGTAAGAGAGGACAAGATACAGAAATGCCATAAAAACTTTCACAaacataacaataaaataaaacacagtaaaagAGCTGTTTGGTTGCATCGAGCTAAACGTgcaatttatttaaaagtaaaatattaaatagccaaataaaatatagatatatcctaaataaaagtaatttaatcTCAGACCAGGTATTAAtttctgtcaaataaaatgtttgttttgttcagatTTCAATTTAACAGCCATGATCAGTTTGGAGAAGCTCAATCCAAACTTGACCACGTGGTGGAGGAGTTGCACAGATTTACTCCGCTGCAgaggttttgtgtttcttctgattggtgttttgacatttcaaaataaatgagtgttATTCAGTACTAGTCAGTAGACTTCATGCTTGTGCGTAATGTTTATGTACGTTCTTATTTGTGTGGTAGGGGTTCATCAGTTTCAAAAATAGAACAAGAAGAAAGAGACGTGATTTagaaaagtgaataaaaagacATCAGGTCAAGTGAAGCTGTGTGAGTTGTGTTGAATGTGTGCAGATGTTATTttactgctttgtttttgtggctTTCTTTAGTCTTTCGCCGCATTCCTCACTTTTAGTCCCGCCTCCTCCACGGGAACCTCCTTTGACGCGTCGCGTCGAAAGGTTGGCTTTAAACTtatttccctccctcctctccagctgAATGTGATCCTGGGTCAACAACTCTCCGCACAGAAGCCTCTCCAGTGTGGGTCAGTGTTCAGGCTGAATCACAGCTCATCCGCTGGGAATTAAAAAGACGAGGTGGACGTTTGGAAACTGTTGCGCGCCGGAGCGCAGCGCAGTGGAGAGATCAGCTCAGCTCGGGTCATGGCACAGAAGTCAACTCCAGGCTGGTTTGGACTTTTCCTCTCTACGTCGACCATAGTGGCCATTCTCGTGTGGACTCCTGCCTGCggtcagtagtttttttttttttcggggGGGGGGTATTCGTTATTTTGTGTGAGATTTTAAGTGTTTACGCGAGTTTCAGGAGCAGCAGGTTGatgatctctgcagctggaACACATCACTTTGAATTTGTATATGATTCATTGACGGAAAGTCTTAAACATATacatctgaaaaactaaatacgCCCTGACGTGTATGTTACGGTAACTTCTTTGTAATGACAgtataataaaatgtgatttattcgCTTGCAGATAGCAGTGGTGATAAATGTTGAACAGTCATTAAGTGTGGATGgactgtttttattctgtggcATAATCGCTCTTATTTTCTTTTAGAATAGTTTTTGTAGTTATATCTTTATGCTGAACTAAATTTTGCTTTTTGAGTTACTTTTGTTAAATTTtgaacaacataaaataaatccacCCATAAAACTATTTTGATAACAAATTAATCATTTAGATTGGTTTTAATGAATTTCCTAGAAATCAACTAGTTCCAGGTTCTCATTTGTAagaatgtgtttcttttctcagaTTTTTAGAATTGAtcgaatgaaatgaaaataggtTTAAGGTCTAAATCTGATCGTAAATACTCGTGATCTTATGGCTACTTATAGTTATGTTATACTTACCTTAATTTTCAGTCATGAACATAATATCCCTCTTCACTTTGGATGTAAAGTCTTTGATTCTCAGAAAGGCAACaacaattatcattattttatatttaaacattttgtttgtaatggttttttttcttttactatgAAAGAACcatattttttctcatttattctTGTGATGcgacattgttattattacaaaacCTAACTTCCTCCTCTACTAACAGCTCAGCATCCAAGGAGCCGTGTTCATCGACCAGTCAGGAACTCTGAGCCTGTTGTGATAGCAGGCAGAGTTTCAAGGTTTTATCTGAGCCCCGATCAGCTCCGACAGCTGCACTTCAAACCCACCATCCGCTCCATCCAGCTGTCAGAGGGCCACGAGTCCAAGTTCAACTGCTCCATCGACATCCCCGACGCCCGGGTGGAGCCCACCATCATCTGGGTGAGGAACCGCCAGGACCTGGCAGCAAATGTTCAGGTGGTGATCAACGAGCTCCAGACTGTCGCAGATGGGGTTACGACTCTCCTCTCCACTGTCAGGTACATGCAGCATGGtggttacatttaaaaaagctcaTTTATATGTAAGGCTGCGTTAATACAACCATGTGTCCTCATGTTCTGTGTTACAGCATCAACTATGTGCAGAGGGCGGATGCTGGGGAGTATCGCTGCAGGCTGAGCATCGGCAACACGCTGGTGGAGTCTCAGCCAATCATCGTGGAGGTGAATGGTGAGTTTTAACATGAGGAGATGCCATCGTTAGGAGCTTCTTCTTCGCCCTCATTCTTTCGTGATGCTTTAACGCCTCTGGCATTTGTCTGCAGGTCTGCCCACATTTATCCATCAGCCAGAGGACAGGAACATTACAAGAGACACGCCTTTCACTCTGTCGTGTGAGGCGGTGGGACCCCCGGACCCTGTTCAGATCCGCTGGCTCCGTGATGGATTACCTGATAGTGACTTTCATAACTCTCCCAGCAGCTTCTCTGTGTCAGGTGAGACACCGACAACCGCACAGTCCActtttcctcatctctctctcacaggtTATCTCACAGCGTAGGaaagtttctgttttcacagttGGTACTGTTGTCGAGCCCCTCATAAAAGGCAGCCTGAGGCATTATTTTTTCAGGTTGTTCATCCCATTCCAGTGAACATgctatctcaagaatgccttatgggaatttcttcaaatttggtataAAGATTCACTTGGActgaaagatgaactgattagagttTGGAGCTcggggggtcaaaggtcaaagtcacagtgacctcacatttatgtgaatgtgatatattaggactgtccgCAGGGAATTTCATTGCATCTGGTACAATTCACCTGGACTCACTGCAGCGaaaaaagaatcctggatctgtcccctgatgtggatctacaccaaaattgaatgtgttcttccctgacctatacCACAACCTTCcacatctgtccagtagtttttgatGAAATCTTGCCtacaaataaaccaaccaaccaataaacaaaagaatgggtgaaatcataacctccatggtggaggtaaaaaagaAGAGTTCCTTTAAAGTCTGATCCATCTGAAACGTCTTTTTGATCAAGCTTTATCTTTGTCGGAGGAGAACTATTTTTACTAGAAGAACTGTTTGTATAAAATGTTGTAGTGGAAATGACTCAGTGCTGCAGCTTATTAACCAATTAACTGCTCTCTCTTTGGTACTTGAATGTAGAAGCTTTCATCAGCAGAGATTAAGGGcctttttcctctttgatagTGGTGACAAAGCACAGAGGTGGTCTTACTCAGCTCTGTTGGTGGTTTCTATTCTGCCTCGTCTCTGCTGCCTCAGCATCTGTACACTTGTTACTGCAGTGGTATTTTTTCACCATTGTCAGAGAGGCCTCATGCTCCACCACTGAATGGTTAACAGAGCTCATTCATGCACAGTCAGTGATTATTGGATGGATTGCAATGAAATTAGATGGAAGGATTGAGTTAGAAAATCCAGATTTTCTCACAAGAATGATTCATGGTTACGTTAAGGATAAGCATGtttatgggactgatatttatcagtgAGTGCAATGACTATCTCTTAAaaacttcattattttatagAGGTTTTGTTGGAGACTGCAATGATTGGTTGGATTTCTCTTTTGCCTGGGGTCCCCAAAGCCCCTTGAACCACTCCTGAAGTAAAAGTCTGGTTATATAAAATCAGTTCAGATTAAGCTTTTTTATCATGTTATACATGGTATTTTCTTGAAATTATATAGCATTAAGTTTTGAAGAAGTAGAAGCAGAGttaccaaaatgttttttttaagtgaactCCCCCTTCATGGCCTCTTC encodes:
- the lhcgr gene encoding lutropin-choriogonadotropic hormone receptor; the protein is MTKTTLNNIWLLTNCSSLSCDSSIKLTQHASVDKKVAETSKVYCSYKEPERLQGRATHLNAQSLVETSSCSIVDVFETAATMHTPPPVRLFLAVLLFYGHRGASAFLCPRICRCHSNTIRCNNVTEASAVMTGHRHKRLFLFHCSLRTISSHSFEGLRGVQRIEIAQSVTLETIETLAFNNLPNVSEILIQNTKNLMHIGRRTFNNLPKLHYLSISNTGITLFPDITSIHSLESEFILDICDNLHVLEIPPNAFIGMIKEYVTMNLYNNGIREIHDHAFNGTKINKLMLKNNRNLRVIHRDAFKGATGPGVLDVSATALTKLPPQGLESVLVLLAQSAYALKSLHPLRGLWSLREAHLTYNSHCCALLSWAAQRDFPVNPSWTNDSKYCDESDPSARLQRVIGGSADSTQAFDEPLFSDVDLFLDDPVSGDVNFLYPELDFCQTRPTLVCTPEADAFNPCEDIAGFSFLRVAIWFINILAITGNLTVLVVSFTSRSKMMVPRFLMCHLAFADLCIGIYLLMIATVDIRTCGSYSQHAIEWQTGLGCSAAGFLSVFGGELSVYTLSTITLERWHTITNALQVERRLVLTQAASIMAVGWLICLGLGMLPLIGVSSYTKVSMCLPMDIETPLAQAFIIIILLFNVGAFVVVCVCYVLLYLAVKNPEFPGRSADTKIAKRMAVLIFTDFLCMAPISFFAISAAFKVPLITVTNSKILLVLFFPINSCANPFLYAIFTKAFRKDVYRLMSALGCCKSKASVYCMKAYYSENSIKMGPENKRSHTGGAC